AAAGCCATAGAATATAAACAAATACTTGATGTTCATACTAGCATGCCAGACCAAATGGCTATTGCTCAATATATAAACAATAGCGACTTTGATAAGCATATAGAAAAAATAAGAAAACTTTATCATAAACAGTGCAATGCTATGATTAATGCTATAGAAAAATATTTCCCAAAAGAAGTTAAATATACAAAGCCTGAAGGYGGAATGTTTATATGGGTAGAGCTTCCAAAAAA
The nucleotide sequence above comes from Brachyspira sp. SAP_772. Encoded proteins:
- a CDS encoding aminotransferase class I/II-fold pyridoxal phosphate-dependent enzyme, which codes for KAIEYKQILDVHTSMPDQMAIAQYINNSDFDKHIEKIRKLYHKQCNAMINAIEKYFPKEVKYTKPEGGMFIWVELPKNIKSVELANETIKRNVAISPGDPFYNKKRNVSTFRLSYSNCSVENIDKGMKIIGETIDKMLKSK